The stretch of DNA TATATCGGTCCATTTGCCGAACAAACCCAATATGGCGAACCGATGCCCAGCATTCCGGAAATGCAACAGGTTTGGGAGCCGTACAATAAAGCGCTCGAATTGCTGTCCAAAGGTGAAGATTTGGGCGTTCTGGACGAAGCGGTAAAGCAAATTAAGGACAATATCAAGGCAAGCGGAGGGAAATAAACGTATATGGGTGGCAGGGGTTTTCCTGTCCACCTGTTCTGTAAGAGGAGGCAAGCGGTATGAACGGGGAAATGGAATTAAAAAAAGGGGAATTGCCGAAACCCGGGAGGGCGGCTAAACATCGTCCAAGATTAGCGATGATTTTATCCATTCTTTACGCCGGATTGGGTCAGATCTACAACAAGAGATACGGAAAGGGGATCCTGCTCGTCATTATTGAAACCGCCTTCCTTGTCACCTTCTGGGATTATTTAAACATCGGTTTTTGGGGGCTTGTAACCCTTGGAGAAATTCCTATGGTGGATCATTCCATTTTTTTGCTGATCCAGGGATTAATATCGCTCCTTTTGGTCGGCTTTGCCTTGACGATCTATGTCATTAATATCCGGGACGCTTACAAGGAAGCACAGGAAATCGTTGAAGGAAAAAGGCGGCCGACATGGAAGGAGGCGATCAAGCATTCCTGGGATGTGGGCTTTCCCTATATTTTTCTTACGCCGGGCCTCATCATGCTCTTGTTTATTGTCGTGCTGCCAATCATGTTTATGGTTGCCCTGGCCTTTACAAACTACAACCTTTATCACTCGCCGCCAAGAAAATTGTTGGATTGGGTCGGCTTTGAAAACTTTCTTAACCTCGTGAAGGTGCCGATATGGCAGGACACCTTTTTCAGTGTTTTGTCGTGGACGATCGTTTGGACGTTGGTCGCCACCACTTTGCAAATTGCGTTGGGGCTGTTTTTGGCGGTCCTGGTCAATGACCCCCGCATCAAGTTTAAAAAATTGATCCGAACGATATTAATTCTGCCATGGGCGGTTCCATCCTTCGTTACGATTTTGATCTTTGCGGCGATGTTTAACGACGAATTCGGGGCCATTAACCGGGATGTTCTTGGTCCGTTGGGTTTGTCGTTTCCTTGGATGAACGATCCTTTCTATACGAAACTGGCCCTGATATTCATTCAAACATGGCTCGGCTTTCCTTTTGTATTTGCGCTTTTTACAGGGGTTTTGCAAAGTATTTCGAAAGATTGGTATGAAGCCGCCGAAATGGACGGTGGCACCCGCTGGCAAAAATTCCGCTACATTACATTGCCCCACGTTCTATACGCCACGGCCCCTTTATTAATCATGCAATATACGGGGAACTTTAATAACTTTAACATCATTTATTTGTTCAATGAAGGAGGACCGGCCGTCAGGGGGCAAACAGCGGGGGGAACGGACATCCTGATTTCTTGGGTATACAAACTGACGTTCCAGACGAACAATTACAACATGGCAGCCGCCATCTC from Caldibacillus debilis DSM 16016 encodes:
- a CDS encoding carbohydrate ABC transporter permease produces the protein MNGEMELKKGELPKPGRAAKHRPRLAMILSILYAGLGQIYNKRYGKGILLVIIETAFLVTFWDYLNIGFWGLVTLGEIPMVDHSIFLLIQGLISLLLVGFALTIYVINIRDAYKEAQEIVEGKRRPTWKEAIKHSWDVGFPYIFLTPGLIMLLFIVVLPIMFMVALAFTNYNLYHSPPRKLLDWVGFENFLNLVKVPIWQDTFFSVLSWTIVWTLVATTLQIALGLFLAVLVNDPRIKFKKLIRTILILPWAVPSFVTILIFAAMFNDEFGAINRDVLGPLGLSFPWMNDPFYTKLALIFIQTWLGFPFVFALFTGVLQSISKDWYEAAEMDGGTRWQKFRYITLPHVLYATAPLLIMQYTGNFNNFNIIYLFNEGGPAVRGQTAGGTDILISWVYKLTFQTNNYNMAAAISLIIGLIVCGFAFFQFRRTRSFKEEGNI